One Myxococcales bacterium genomic window carries:
- a CDS encoding Hsp70 family protein, with protein sequence MSRFVVGIDLGTTNCALAYVDTTAPGPVQTLPIPQVVGPGEVAARATLPSFLLLPTEHEVAAAAMSLPWAPHATSAVGVFAQGRGAELPHRLVASAKSWLSSGGVDRTAPILPWRGADRDLPEGGERVSPVTASARYLAHLREVWDAAHPDAPLAEQDVLLTVPASFDAVARELTVVAAREAQLPRVTLLEEPQAAFYAWLAQSGDAWRSKLVPGDVVLVCDIGGGTTDFTLIEITDDGGALALERVAVGDHILLGGDNMDLALAATAERALAAQGKKLDGLQARGLVHACRRAKEDLLDDAAPATVPVALVGRGSKLIGGTIRHDLDRDATRALLIDGFFPRVPAEARPARRRAGGLRELGLAYAADPAVTKHLAEFLDRHDSAPTAVLWNGGVMKAAAIRTRVREVIGAWYGRTPRELDGGDLDLAVATGAAHYGAVRRGGGVRIRGGTARSYYIGIEGAAPAIPGFAPPVKALCVAPFGMEEGTSADLPDDELGLVVGEPSTFRFFASSSRKDDPVGALVDPEAAELAELDPVEQEIEAAGERHAGELVPVTLTATVTEVGTLELWCKARDGAGRWKLEYSVRERA encoded by the coding sequence GTGAGCCGCTTCGTCGTCGGGATCGATCTCGGCACCACGAACTGCGCGCTGGCCTACGTCGACACGACCGCGCCCGGGCCGGTGCAGACGCTGCCGATCCCGCAGGTGGTCGGCCCCGGCGAGGTCGCGGCGCGCGCGACCCTGCCATCGTTCCTGTTGCTGCCGACCGAGCACGAGGTCGCGGCCGCGGCGATGAGCCTGCCGTGGGCGCCGCACGCGACCTCGGCGGTCGGCGTGTTCGCTCAGGGCCGCGGCGCCGAGCTGCCGCACCGCCTCGTCGCCAGCGCCAAGTCGTGGCTGTCGTCGGGCGGGGTCGATCGCACCGCGCCGATCCTGCCGTGGCGCGGCGCCGATCGCGACCTGCCCGAGGGCGGCGAGCGGGTGTCGCCGGTCACCGCGTCGGCGCGCTACCTGGCGCACCTGCGCGAGGTCTGGGACGCGGCCCACCCCGACGCGCCGCTGGCCGAGCAAGACGTGCTGCTGACCGTGCCGGCCTCGTTCGACGCGGTCGCGCGCGAGCTGACCGTGGTCGCGGCGCGCGAGGCCCAGCTGCCGCGGGTGACCCTGCTCGAGGAGCCGCAGGCCGCGTTCTACGCCTGGCTGGCCCAGAGCGGCGACGCCTGGCGCAGCAAGCTGGTGCCCGGCGACGTGGTCCTGGTGTGCGACATCGGCGGCGGCACCACCGACTTCACGCTGATCGAGATCACCGACGACGGCGGCGCGCTGGCGCTCGAGCGGGTCGCGGTCGGCGATCACATCCTGCTCGGCGGCGACAACATGGACCTGGCGCTGGCGGCCACCGCCGAGCGGGCGCTGGCCGCGCAGGGCAAGAAGCTCGACGGGCTGCAGGCCCGGGGGCTGGTCCACGCGTGCCGCCGCGCCAAGGAGGACCTGCTCGACGACGCCGCGCCGGCGACCGTGCCGGTGGCGCTGGTCGGCCGCGGCTCGAAGCTCATCGGCGGCACGATCCGCCACGATCTCGATCGCGACGCGACCCGGGCGCTGCTGATCGACGGGTTCTTCCCGCGGGTGCCGGCCGAGGCCCGCCCGGCCCGGCGCCGCGCCGGCGGCCTGCGCGAGCTGGGCCTGGCCTACGCCGCCGATCCGGCGGTGACCAAGCACCTGGCCGAGTTCCTCGATCGCCACGACAGCGCGCCGACCGCGGTGCTGTGGAACGGCGGCGTCATGAAGGCGGCGGCGATCCGGACCCGGGTCCGTGAGGTGATCGGCGCGTGGTACGGGCGCACGCCGCGCGAGCTCGACGGCGGCGACCTGGATCTGGCGGTGGCGACCGGCGCCGCGCACTACGGCGCGGTCCGGCGCGGCGGCGGCGTGCGCATCCGCGGCGGCACCGCGCGCTCGTACTACATCGGCATCGAGGGCGCCGCCCCGGCCATCCCCGGGTTCGCGCCGCCGGTCAAGGCGCTGTGCGTGGCCCCGTTCGGCATGGAGGAGGGCACCAGCGCCGACCTGCCCGACGACGAGCTCGGGCTGGTGGTCGGCGAGCCGTCGACGTTTCGGTTCTTCGCGTCGTCGAGCCGGAAGGACGATCCGGTCGGCGCGCTGGTCGATCCCGAGGCCGCCGAGCTGGCCGAGCTCGATCCGGTCGAGCAGGAGATCGAGGCGGCGGGCGAGCGCCACGCCGGCGAGCTGGTGCCGGTCACGCTGACCGCCACCGTCACCGAGGTCGGCACGCTCGAGCTGTGGTGCAAGGCCCGGGACGGCGCCGGCCGCTGGAAGCTCGAGTACTCGGTGCGCGAGCGGGCCTGA
- a CDS encoding DUF2760 domain-containing protein, translated as MSRIGLAFSSFFRLILGKKLSPAVADYLPAELARLPAGEPAKAKPEPAKPEPAKPEPAKSKPEPATEPAKPKPEPAKPKADPAAAHRDGALALLALLQRDGRLIDFLREPLDGFTDADIGAAARDVHRGCKGVLDQYFTLEPVLPGADDAKVTVPKGFDPAEVRIIGEAKGEPPFAGALRHHGWRAAKAALPTLADGVDRAIVAPAEVEVS; from the coding sequence ATGTCCCGCATAGGCCTCGCGTTTTCGTCCTTTTTTCGATTGATTCTCGGCAAGAAGCTGTCGCCTGCGGTGGCGGACTACCTGCCCGCCGAGCTCGCGCGGCTGCCCGCCGGCGAGCCCGCGAAGGCGAAGCCCGAGCCGGCCAAGCCCGAGCCGGCCAAGCCCGAGCCGGCCAAGTCGAAGCCCGAGCCGGCGACCGAGCCGGCCAAGCCGAAGCCTGAGCCCGCCAAGCCCAAGGCCGATCCTGCCGCGGCCCACCGCGACGGCGCGCTGGCGCTCCTGGCGCTGCTGCAGCGCGACGGCCGCCTGATCGACTTCCTGCGCGAGCCGCTCGACGGCTTCACCGACGCCGACATCGGCGCCGCCGCGCGCGACGTCCACCGCGGGTGCAAGGGCGTGCTCGACCAGTACTTCACGCTCGAGCCGGTGCTGCCCGGCGCCGACGACGCCAAGGTCACCGTGCCCAAGGGCTTCGATCCGGCCGAGGTCCGCATCATCGGCGAGGCCAAGGGCGAGCCGCCGTTCGCGGGCGCGCTGCGTCACCACGGCTGGCGCGCCGCCAAGGCCGCGCTGCCCACGCTCGCCGACGGCGTCGATCGCGCGATCGTGGCCCCGGCCGAGGTCGAGGTCTCGTGA
- a CDS encoding serine/threonine protein kinase, with protein MSAPSPHDAPPGTAPTSDDPAGDEHDEHDEHDEHDHDDAASEGETRDSATLVGGPAARRRIAVESVHDHPTQQLPGTRGLPSTLDGDSRHTTATTPLAAMQAEELERTRAFAKLAIAIGVGAAIAVASAGGDPLAKQIFVSSIAAMAAAISYLLYRLRDPANFSTRLVVAAGLFGFVAVLGGVHYWGIASPASAVMLFGIYFFGLGQHRGSALALYLVGAIGHAILSVLIITGAIPELSVVKTLSIPLREQIISQVTIQLLYGCAFYFGRRSRRATVAAVEQLDRAVRAVSMREALLAEVRQELDRALKVGGPGRYTDQAVGSYRLGTLIGRGGMGEVYEAVSVHDGREAAVKLLHPSTLADPQAVARFIREAEVTACLESPNLVAVYEVGLTSGEIPFIAMERLRGKDLAHHLRRVRRLSPSQAVELSRELGRGLAVAHAAGVVHRDLKPHNVFLAEKDGRHTWKLLDFGVSKLASRGGTLTAGHVIGTPAYMAPEQARGEDVDARADGYALAAIVYRCLTGHPAFTGKDVPTTLYDVVYKMPTRPSLLATELGADVDRVLAVGLAKDRGARFEHAAAFAEALATALDDRLDGKLRARADALIADHAWGRRL; from the coding sequence GTGTCGGCACCGTCCCCCCACGACGCCCCTCCGGGCACCGCGCCGACGTCGGACGACCCGGCCGGCGACGAGCACGACGAGCACGACGAGCACGACGAGCACGACCACGACGACGCCGCGTCCGAGGGCGAGACCCGCGACTCGGCGACCCTGGTCGGCGGACCGGCGGCGCGGCGACGGATCGCGGTCGAGAGCGTCCACGACCACCCGACCCAGCAGCTGCCGGGCACGCGCGGGCTGCCCAGCACGCTCGACGGCGACTCGCGCCACACCACGGCGACCACGCCGCTCGCGGCGATGCAGGCCGAGGAGCTCGAGCGCACGCGCGCCTTCGCCAAGCTGGCCATCGCGATCGGCGTCGGCGCCGCGATCGCCGTGGCCAGCGCCGGCGGCGATCCGCTCGCGAAGCAGATCTTCGTGTCGTCGATCGCGGCGATGGCCGCCGCGATCTCCTACCTGCTCTACCGGCTCCGCGATCCGGCCAACTTCTCCACTCGGCTGGTGGTCGCCGCCGGCCTGTTCGGCTTCGTCGCGGTCCTCGGCGGCGTCCACTACTGGGGCATCGCGTCGCCGGCGTCGGCGGTGATGCTGTTCGGGATCTACTTCTTCGGCCTCGGCCAGCACCGCGGCAGCGCGCTGGCGCTGTACCTCGTCGGCGCGATCGGCCACGCGATCCTGTCGGTGCTGATCATCACCGGCGCCATCCCCGAGCTGTCGGTGGTCAAGACCCTGTCGATCCCGCTGCGCGAGCAGATCATCAGCCAGGTCACGATCCAGCTGCTCTACGGGTGCGCGTTCTACTTCGGCCGGCGCAGCCGCCGCGCCACGGTCGCGGCGGTCGAACAGCTCGATCGCGCGGTGCGCGCGGTGTCGATGCGCGAGGCGCTCCTCGCCGAGGTCCGGCAGGAGCTCGACCGCGCGCTCAAGGTCGGCGGCCCCGGCCGCTACACCGATCAAGCGGTCGGCTCGTACCGCCTGGGCACGCTGATCGGCCGGGGCGGCATGGGCGAGGTCTACGAGGCCGTCAGCGTCCACGACGGCCGCGAGGCCGCGGTCAAGCTGCTCCACCCGAGCACGCTCGCCGATCCCCAGGCCGTGGCGCGGTTCATCCGCGAGGCCGAGGTGACGGCGTGCCTCGAGAGCCCCAACCTCGTCGCGGTCTACGAGGTCGGCCTCACCAGCGGTGAGATCCCGTTCATCGCGATGGAGCGCCTGCGCGGCAAGGACCTCGCCCACCACCTGCGGCGGGTCCGCCGGCTGTCGCCGAGCCAGGCGGTCGAGCTGTCGCGGGAGCTCGGCCGTGGCCTCGCGGTCGCGCACGCGGCCGGCGTCGTCCACCGCGATCTCAAGCCCCACAACGTCTTCCTCGCCGAGAAGGACGGTCGCCACACCTGGAAGCTGCTCGACTTCGGCGTCTCGAAGCTGGCCAGCCGCGGCGGCACCCTCACCGCGGGGCACGTGATCGGGACGCCGGCGTACATGGCGCCCGAGCAGGCCCGCGGCGAGGACGTCGACGCGCGCGCCGACGGCTACGCGCTGGCCGCGATCGTCTACCGGTGCCTGACCGGACACCCGGCGTTCACCGGCAAGGACGTGCCGACGACGCTCTACGACGTCGTCTACAAGATGCCGACCCGACCGTCGCTGCTCGCGACCGAGCTGGGCGCCGACGTCGACCGGGTGCTGGCGGTCGGGCTGGCCAAGGACCGGGGCGCGCGCTTCGAGCACGCCGCCGCGTTCGCCGAGGCGCTGGCCACCGCGCTCGACGATCGGCTCGACGGCAAGCTGCGGGCCCGGGCCGACGCGCTGATCGCCGACCACGCCTGGGGCCGGCGGCTGTAG